A single genomic interval of Spirosoma taeanense harbors:
- the ccsA gene encoding cytochrome c biogenesis protein CcsA, with translation MIHTTVGQLGHFLVILSFVTALVATVAYFLSAIGRRSAVNSVSVEEPQLAYAGESGKASFGGKTAKRKAPAAQAEPEPKDDWRTLARWAFYLHGAAVAGVVATLFYIVYNHYFEYHYAWSHSSRALPVQYMISCFWEGQEGSFLLWLFWNASLGAVLIRTSGKQWEAPLMTVFALVQAFLASMILGVVFGETFKLGSSPFLLLKEAMPDAPIFTADPTFVPKDGNGLNPLLQNYWMVIHPPTLFLGFALTLVPFAYCIAGLWRNQPLEWIRPALPWTLFGAMILGIGIMMGGYWAYETLNFGGYWNWDPVENAVYVPWLVMVGALHTMLIAKRSSTGLKTAVILTIATFLLILYSTFLTRSGILGNASVHSFTDLGLSGQLLVYLLAFVVLAVALAARKWKTIPSDEQEASVYTKEFWLFIGATVLCLAAFQVIATTSIPVYNKILEAFGKVSNLALPADQIAHYNKFQIWFFVAIALLTGVGQYMWWRKVEYKKWDALVTPGILTLLVSAGLIAFGSIKNPIYMALLVASVFALITNGSILLGIIRGNYRLSGGAIAHIGVALMLIGILYSAGFSKVISLNNSGLLISKQEEFTKNDNKENKENTLLWLNQPERMGPYQLTYRGQRIEVRDVPGYVPRKDITVIEGDFHGIAQRDIEQNGKVYHKKGDTLALYPENVYYEVEYREPNGKIFTLYPRAQANERMGLLASPDIRHKADRDMYTFVSSVPDPNAEDQWEKTETYSVAIKDTFFLNDYVAILDDVVRTTEVAGMEIGPNDAAVRARVRVLDKNGEHVLSPAFIIKNRLVAHPAEVSDELGVRIQLNEIDPRTGKFTFAVNRTQRDYIVMKAYEKPLINVLWIGTLIVMLGFLIATFRRYREFVRMREKSVA, from the coding sequence ATGATACATACTACAGTCGGACAACTCGGCCACTTCCTTGTCATTCTCTCGTTTGTTACGGCACTGGTGGCAACGGTGGCTTATTTTCTGTCGGCTATCGGTCGGCGCAGCGCAGTAAATAGCGTTTCTGTCGAAGAACCGCAGTTGGCCTACGCGGGTGAGTCGGGCAAGGCGAGCTTTGGCGGCAAAACCGCAAAGCGTAAAGCGCCCGCGGCACAGGCTGAACCAGAGCCTAAGGATGACTGGCGAACGCTGGCGCGCTGGGCCTTCTATCTGCATGGCGCGGCTGTGGCCGGGGTTGTTGCGACCCTGTTCTATATCGTTTACAACCATTATTTTGAGTATCACTACGCCTGGAGTCACTCGTCGCGGGCGCTGCCGGTACAGTACATGATTTCCTGCTTCTGGGAAGGTCAGGAGGGTTCGTTCCTGCTCTGGCTGTTCTGGAATGCGTCGCTGGGGGCCGTGCTAATCCGAACGAGCGGCAAACAGTGGGAAGCGCCCCTGATGACGGTGTTCGCTCTGGTGCAGGCGTTTCTGGCGTCCATGATTCTGGGCGTAGTCTTCGGCGAAACGTTCAAGCTGGGGTCCTCGCCCTTCCTGCTGCTAAAGGAAGCCATGCCCGACGCCCCTATTTTTACGGCGGACCCGACTTTTGTGCCCAAAGATGGGAACGGCCTGAACCCGCTGCTCCAGAACTACTGGATGGTCATTCACCCACCAACGCTGTTCTTAGGCTTTGCCCTGACGCTGGTGCCGTTTGCTTACTGCATCGCCGGCTTATGGAGGAATCAGCCCCTCGAATGGATTCGGCCGGCTTTGCCCTGGACGCTCTTTGGCGCTATGATTCTTGGTATCGGCATCATGATGGGTGGTTACTGGGCCTATGAAACCCTTAACTTCGGGGGCTACTGGAACTGGGACCCCGTCGAAAATGCGGTTTACGTTCCCTGGCTCGTGATGGTGGGCGCTCTGCATACCATGCTCATTGCCAAACGCAGTTCGACCGGCCTGAAAACAGCGGTTATCCTGACCATCGCTACGTTCCTGCTGATTCTGTATTCGACGTTTCTCACCCGCAGCGGTATTTTGGGAAACGCGTCGGTTCACTCCTTCACCGATTTAGGGCTGTCGGGGCAGTTGCTGGTGTATCTGCTCGCATTTGTAGTGCTGGCGGTCGCGCTGGCGGCCCGGAAATGGAAAACCATTCCGAGCGACGAGCAGGAAGCGTCGGTCTATACAAAAGAGTTCTGGCTGTTCATCGGCGCTACGGTGCTGTGTCTGGCTGCGTTCCAGGTTATTGCCACGACCTCTATTCCGGTTTATAACAAGATTCTGGAAGCGTTCGGCAAGGTGTCGAACCTGGCCCTGCCCGCCGACCAGATTGCGCACTATAACAAATTCCAGATCTGGTTTTTCGTCGCAATTGCGCTGCTGACGGGCGTTGGTCAGTACATGTGGTGGCGCAAAGTCGAGTATAAGAAATGGGATGCGCTTGTTACGCCTGGCATCCTGACCCTGCTTGTCAGCGCGGGCCTGATTGCGTTCGGCTCCATTAAGAACCCGATCTACATGGCTCTGCTGGTGGCTTCGGTGTTTGCGCTGATTACCAACGGTTCGATCCTGCTGGGCATCATCCGGGGTAACTACCGGCTGTCAGGGGGAGCAATCGCACATATCGGCGTGGCGCTGATGCTGATCGGCATCCTGTATTCAGCGGGTTTCTCGAAGGTGATTTCCCTGAACAATAGCGGGCTGCTGATCTCGAAGCAGGAAGAGTTCACCAAGAACGATAACAAAGAAAATAAAGAAAACACGCTGCTCTGGCTGAACCAGCCGGAACGTATGGGTCCGTATCAACTGACCTACCGGGGCCAGCGCATCGAAGTCCGCGACGTACCGGGCTACGTTCCCCGTAAAGATATTACGGTCATTGAAGGCGACTTCCACGGGATTGCTCAGCGCGACATTGAGCAGAACGGTAAGGTTTACCACAAGAAAGGCGATACCCTGGCGCTCTATCCTGAGAACGTATATTACGAGGTAGAGTATCGCGAACCCAACGGCAAGATCTTCACGCTGTATCCACGCGCTCAGGCTAACGAGCGGATGGGTCTGCTAGCCTCACCGGACATCCGGCATAAGGCCGACCGGGACATGTATACCTTCGTATCGTCGGTGCCGGACCCGAACGCTGAAGACCAGTGGGAAAAGACCGAGACCTATTCGGTGGCGATTAAAGACACCTTTTTCCTGAATGATTACGTCGCCATTCTGGACGATGTTGTTCGGACGACTGAAGTCGCAGGCATGGAGATAGGCCCCAACGACGCGGCCGTTCGCGCCCGCGTTCGGGTGCTCGACAAAAACGGCGAGCACGTTCTGAGCCCGGCCTTCATTATCAAAAACCGTCTGGTAGCACACCCTGCCGAAGTGAGCGATGAACTGGGTGTTCGGATTCAGCTCAACGAGATTGATCCCCGCACGGGCAAATTTACGTTCGCTGTGAACCGTACGCAGCGCGACTATATTGTGATGAAGGCATATGAAAAGCCCCTGATCAATGTGCTGTGGATTGGTACGCTGATCGTTATGCTTGGCTTCCTGATCGCTACCTTCCGGCGGTACCGGGAGTTTGTCAGGATGCGCGAAAAGTCGGTTGCTTAG
- a CDS encoding peptidase domain-containing ABC transporter, whose amino-acid sequence MIGKHYGKTLSLEYLRDVCFIRKTGVSLAGISDGAQTVGFRTMAVRIPLQVLLNEAPKPLIAYWRQRHFVVVYASTAKHVLVADPAQGLVKYTHAEFLEGWTAQPNAPEVPGAALLLEPGQTFYDDPDEPQEGLRLSYFWGYLRPFRRYLVQIGIGVVLSALLTFIVPFLMQAVVDRGIEYQDIGFVNLLLIGQLTIFLCQLITNFVEQWILMHISSRINIRLISDFLTKLMRLPISFFETRNTGDILQRIDDHVIIERFLTSSSLTVVFSMFNMLVFGVVLALYNSAIFAVFAVSAVTYVAWTWAFMKSRKRINLRRFDRMSDNQGSLLEIVSGITEIKLQNIENQKRWKWEQVQARLFKIGVEDMRLMQIQQLGTFFIGQLKDIFITYLSAKLVIDGQITLGTMLSIQAIVGQVNSPLSRLLGFMRSAQDAKISLDRLSEVHKKDDEEPAQAGRTRHLGAWSGIAFQHLTFSYGGASTPPVLKDINLVLQRGKTTALVGASGSGKTTLMKLLLKFHVPTSGQILIGNQDLQAIHSGWWRSQCGVVMQEGFIFSDTLLQNIVTSDESPDEERLNYAIYAANLYDLIRNLPRGLATKIGSEGLGLSVGQKQRILMARAIYKNPMFLFFDEATSSLDANNEKIIMNNLAEFTRGRTVLVIAHRLSTVRNADRIVVLHQGEIVETGTHAELVDKQGYYYTLVHNQLELSN is encoded by the coding sequence ATGATTGGCAAACATTACGGAAAGACGCTGTCACTCGAATACCTGCGCGATGTTTGTTTCATCCGAAAAACAGGGGTGAGCCTGGCTGGAATCAGCGATGGAGCCCAGACGGTTGGTTTTCGTACGATGGCCGTCCGAATCCCGCTTCAGGTCTTACTGAATGAAGCGCCCAAGCCTCTGATTGCTTACTGGCGGCAGCGTCATTTTGTGGTGGTCTATGCCAGTACGGCCAAGCACGTTTTAGTTGCCGATCCGGCACAGGGACTCGTCAAATACACACATGCTGAATTTCTGGAAGGCTGGACCGCGCAGCCAAACGCGCCCGAAGTGCCTGGTGCCGCGCTGCTGCTGGAGCCTGGCCAGACGTTTTACGACGATCCAGACGAGCCGCAGGAAGGCTTGCGGCTGAGCTATTTCTGGGGATATCTGCGCCCATTTCGACGCTACCTTGTCCAGATTGGGATCGGGGTGGTGCTGAGTGCACTGCTGACGTTTATTGTCCCGTTTCTCATGCAGGCCGTTGTCGATCGGGGGATCGAGTATCAGGATATTGGCTTTGTTAATCTGCTTCTGATTGGTCAGCTCACTATATTTCTCTGCCAGCTGATCACAAATTTCGTTGAGCAGTGGATTCTGATGCATATCAGCAGCCGGATTAATATTCGACTGATTTCTGATTTCCTAACCAAGCTGATGCGTCTGCCGATTTCCTTTTTCGAAACCCGCAATACCGGCGACATTCTCCAGCGCATCGACGATCACGTCATCATTGAGCGGTTTTTGACGAGCTCATCGCTTACGGTTGTGTTCTCAATGTTTAATATGCTGGTGTTCGGTGTGGTTCTGGCACTGTATAACTCGGCTATTTTTGCCGTGTTTGCCGTTAGCGCCGTTACTTACGTTGCCTGGACCTGGGCGTTTATGAAATCGCGCAAACGGATCAATCTGCGTCGATTCGACCGTATGTCCGATAACCAAGGCTCGCTGCTCGAAATTGTATCGGGTATTACAGAGATCAAGCTGCAGAATATCGAAAATCAGAAACGCTGGAAGTGGGAGCAGGTACAGGCCCGGCTGTTTAAGATTGGAGTTGAGGACATGAGACTAATGCAGATCCAGCAGCTCGGAACATTCTTTATCGGGCAACTGAAGGACATCTTTATCACGTATTTATCGGCGAAACTGGTTATCGACGGACAGATTACCCTAGGCACAATGCTGTCTATTCAGGCTATTGTGGGGCAGGTAAATTCACCACTAAGCCGGTTACTTGGTTTCATGCGATCAGCGCAGGATGCCAAGATCAGTCTGGATCGACTCAGTGAGGTGCACAAGAAAGATGACGAGGAACCTGCTCAGGCGGGACGAACCCGACATCTGGGCGCCTGGTCGGGCATCGCTTTTCAGCATTTGACTTTTTCCTATGGAGGGGCCAGTACCCCACCGGTTCTGAAAGATATTAATCTGGTGCTTCAGCGAGGGAAAACAACCGCACTGGTAGGCGCCAGCGGCAGTGGCAAAACGACCCTGATGAAACTGCTACTGAAGTTCCACGTCCCAACCAGCGGACAAATCCTGATTGGTAATCAGGATTTGCAGGCAATCCACAGCGGCTGGTGGCGTAGTCAGTGTGGCGTGGTCATGCAGGAAGGATTCATTTTTTCGGATACGCTCCTTCAGAATATTGTAACCAGCGATGAATCGCCCGATGAAGAGCGACTCAATTATGCCATCTATGCTGCCAATTTATACGATTTGATCCGGAATCTGCCCCGGGGGCTGGCTACGAAGATCGGCAGCGAAGGCCTGGGGTTGAGCGTGGGACAGAAACAACGGATTTTAATGGCGAGGGCAATCTATAAAAACCCTATGTTTTTGTTTTTCGATGAGGCAACGAGTTCACTCGACGCGAATAACGAAAAAATAATCATGAACAATCTGGCCGAATTTACCCGGGGGCGAACAGTTCTGGTCATTGCCCACCGGCTCAGTACAGTACGGAATGCGGACCGGATTGTGGTGCTGCATCAGGGCGAGATCGTTGAGACGGGTACCCATGCCGAACTTGTTGATAAACAGGGCTACTACTATACACTAGTGCATAATCAGCTGGAACTTAGCAATTAA
- a CDS encoding cytochrome c maturation protein CcmE domain-containing protein: protein MKLSHILGIIVIALAIGIIVATAGDASSYVTFKQASELAQDGDDKMIHVVGKVKKNAQGQIVDMLYNPAIDPNHFEFTLVDNENREQKVVYNSPKPQDFDRSEQIVVIGAMQGDHFQCNKILLKCPSKYQDGKLETTEHEATAKL, encoded by the coding sequence ATGAAACTTTCTCACATCCTCGGTATTATCGTGATCGCGCTGGCCATCGGCATTATCGTCGCAACGGCGGGCGATGCCAGTTCGTACGTTACGTTCAAGCAAGCGTCTGAGCTGGCGCAGGACGGCGACGACAAAATGATTCACGTTGTCGGTAAGGTTAAAAAAAATGCGCAGGGCCAGATTGTGGATATGCTTTATAACCCCGCCATTGACCCGAACCACTTTGAGTTTACGCTGGTCGACAACGAAAACCGCGAACAGAAAGTCGTTTATAACAGTCCCAAGCCTCAGGATTTTGACCGTTCGGAGCAGATTGTCGTGATCGGTGCCATGCAGGGTGACCATTTTCAGTGCAACAAGATCCTGCTGAAGTGTCCGTCGAAATACCAGGATGGTAAGCTGGAGACTACCGAACACGAAGCAACAGCAAAACTATAA
- a CDS encoding heme exporter protein CcmB, translating into MTESVRQMGALMRKEFLLEWRQRYALNGMLLYIVGAVFVCYLSFNARRGQLTPIVWNTLFWIILLFTAINAIAKSFVQERAGRQLYYYMLASPQQIILSKIFYNTALMLVLALLGFGTYAFVLGNPVQDVLLYLLTLVLGAVGFAASLTLVSGIASKAENPATLMAVLSFPIILPLLLMLLKISKNALDGLDRSVSWSEIGTVLAIDAIVLTLSWLLFPFLWRS; encoded by the coding sequence ATGACGGAATCCGTACGACAGATGGGCGCTTTGATGCGGAAGGAGTTTCTGCTGGAATGGCGGCAACGCTACGCCCTCAACGGAATGCTGCTGTACATCGTTGGGGCCGTGTTTGTCTGTTACCTAAGTTTTAACGCCCGGCGTGGTCAGTTAACGCCTATCGTCTGGAATACGCTCTTTTGGATTATTCTGTTGTTTACGGCCATCAACGCTATTGCCAAAAGCTTCGTCCAGGAACGGGCCGGCCGGCAGCTGTACTACTATATGCTGGCCAGTCCACAACAGATTATCCTGTCGAAGATCTTTTACAATACGGCGCTGATGCTGGTGCTGGCGCTGCTGGGCTTTGGTACGTACGCCTTCGTGCTGGGTAATCCGGTGCAGGATGTTCTGCTGTACCTGCTGACGCTGGTGCTGGGGGCGGTTGGCTTTGCGGCTTCACTAACGCTGGTTTCGGGCATTGCCAGCAAGGCCGAAAACCCCGCGACGCTGATGGCGGTGCTGAGTTTTCCAATTATCCTACCGTTACTGCTGATGCTGCTGAAGATTTCGAAGAATGCCCTGGACGGTCTTGACCGGAGCGTGAGCTGGAGCGAAATCGGCACGGTGCTGGCTATTGACGCGATTGTACTGACGCTGTCGTGGCTTCTGTTTCCGTTTTTATGGCGGAGTTAA
- a CDS encoding TolC family protein, which yields MLHCLRRLLLYRVNTPAGCWLLLGLLLAELPVVAQTSLSLAETLRLGGIHNTDLQLAIQREAIAQSNQRIGVPDRLPSVVLGVSQNNYLNQYNSPTNFVRGIYQDNSLNGGISGSLLLYNGGRLGLSQIQLNQLALRAALETQAVRQQVNRLLVEAYYRVVVEGAKLGVRSESVALSKARWVDFKAQERLGKASTFDVLQAENLFLIDSTSYFQQDIEYQIAQNRLHTAIGWNRFEPIVLTDSLTPTLHPAIFFNLSGKLISLNFDLRSRRIGVMVAENTIRLQKTAFKPTVRLNSSIYQSFTGTKFPDIPRINGNATSLLLAGFSLSVPLLPGREARRAVRQSELERGLSEITVRGAERRLLAEADLLERSYQEQSRIVALSERLINNAARSLTIAHNRLLGGFSNLIEYRSVQLAYTEAKLNHLQALYALKLIESTARQLIGTLK from the coding sequence ATGCTGCATTGTTTACGCCGTTTGTTATTATACCGTGTAAATACACCGGCTGGCTGCTGGCTACTGCTGGGATTACTGCTGGCGGAACTACCCGTTGTGGCGCAGACATCGCTGTCGTTAGCCGAGACGCTACGCCTGGGGGGGATTCATAACACAGACCTGCAACTGGCTATTCAGCGCGAAGCAATTGCGCAAAGCAATCAGCGAATTGGCGTACCTGACCGGCTACCATCGGTTGTTCTGGGCGTTAGTCAAAATAACTACCTAAACCAATATAACTCGCCCACAAATTTTGTGCGCGGTATCTATCAGGATAATTCGTTAAACGGAGGAATCAGTGGAAGTCTGCTGCTCTATAATGGTGGCCGACTTGGGCTTAGCCAGATTCAGCTTAACCAACTGGCTCTGCGGGCGGCTCTGGAAACGCAGGCCGTGCGGCAGCAGGTGAACCGGCTCCTGGTGGAAGCCTACTACCGGGTAGTTGTGGAAGGCGCAAAGCTAGGCGTCAGGTCCGAAAGCGTAGCGCTTTCAAAAGCCCGATGGGTTGATTTCAAAGCGCAGGAACGACTGGGCAAGGCCAGCACCTTTGATGTGCTGCAGGCCGAAAACCTGTTTCTTATCGATTCGACGAGTTATTTTCAGCAGGATATTGAGTACCAGATAGCTCAAAATCGATTACACACCGCCATTGGCTGGAATCGGTTTGAGCCAATAGTCCTGACGGATAGTCTGACGCCAACTTTGCATCCAGCTATTTTCTTTAACCTGAGTGGTAAGCTGATCAGCCTGAATTTCGACCTGCGAAGTCGCCGGATTGGGGTTATGGTTGCAGAAAACACGATTCGTCTGCAAAAGACGGCCTTTAAGCCGACGGTGCGGCTTAATTCGTCGATCTATCAGAGCTTTACCGGAACCAAGTTTCCGGATATTCCGCGTATCAACGGAAATGCAACGAGCCTGCTGTTAGCTGGTTTTTCGTTGAGTGTTCCCTTACTCCCCGGTCGGGAAGCCAGACGCGCTGTCCGGCAAAGTGAGCTGGAGCGGGGGTTGAGCGAAATTACTGTACGGGGCGCCGAGCGCCGTTTGCTTGCTGAAGCTGACCTCCTGGAGCGTTCGTATCAGGAACAGTCGCGAATTGTGGCTTTGTCAGAGCGGTTGATCAATAACGCGGCCCGTAGCCTGACCATTGCCCACAATCGACTGCTGGGCGGTTTCTCTAATCTGATCGAATATCGATCAGTCCAGCTGGCCTATACAGAAGCAAAACTGAATCATTTGCAGGCTCTATACGCGCTTAAGCTTATTGAATCGACTGCACGGCAGTTGATTGGTACTTTAAAATAA
- a CDS encoding serine/threonine protein kinase, whose protein sequence is METAYFLAPDYSFVDPAAIKDPAFKAGLLNKNSGEILLLNAELGALLNVFRIPVSLTDVAQFFAHQLAAPLPNVRAAIQPSVETFIQRGILVTADSLRQKAEHPFPTLSPGTRIKDYTVLKVLSSSPPIGIYLVENLAHEPYVLKKLFTHPHASRSRIRSQKKLFLYEFRVLSHLKDCTWVNRLVELDANESIGVLDYFAGISLRRFILRRHSTLTPAHRLALFYQLLEAVAGVHSRKVLHGDLHYSNLLVNRKKQLKLIDFDLAYLWRDRSTKKIPFGGITDFIPPERLTDDIFHQSAGAPDFRAEVYQVGVLGYFIYHARLPFVGHTWRNQVHAIRHLPPVWESPCPPSVRLLIETALHKDPQQRYASAVLMADAARQTA, encoded by the coding sequence TTGGAAACCGCTTATTTTCTGGCACCCGATTATTCGTTTGTTGACCCAGCCGCCATAAAGGATCCGGCGTTTAAGGCTGGGCTACTAAATAAAAATTCTGGTGAAATCCTACTGCTTAACGCTGAGTTAGGAGCCCTGCTAAATGTTTTTAGAATTCCAGTTTCTCTTACCGACGTAGCTCAGTTTTTTGCTCATCAGCTGGCGGCCCCTTTACCCAACGTGCGGGCGGCCATCCAGCCATCCGTCGAAACGTTTATTCAGCGGGGTATCTTGGTCACTGCCGACTCGCTCCGGCAAAAAGCCGAGCATCCATTTCCTACGCTGTCCCCTGGTACCCGTATTAAGGACTATACGGTGCTTAAAGTCTTGTCTTCCTCCCCTCCCATTGGTATTTATCTAGTTGAGAATTTGGCCCATGAGCCTTATGTACTTAAGAAACTGTTCACTCACCCTCATGCTTCCCGCAGCCGGATTCGGTCGCAGAAAAAGCTGTTTCTGTATGAGTTCAGAGTTCTGTCTCATCTTAAGGACTGTACCTGGGTAAATCGGCTAGTTGAGCTTGACGCCAACGAATCTATTGGTGTGCTTGATTATTTTGCGGGTATAAGTCTGCGCCGGTTCATCCTCCGCCGGCATTCTACCCTCACGCCAGCACACCGCCTAGCGCTATTCTATCAACTCCTGGAGGCCGTTGCCGGAGTTCATTCCCGAAAGGTCCTGCACGGCGATCTGCACTATAGCAACCTGCTGGTGAACAGGAAAAAACAGCTTAAACTAATTGATTTTGATCTTGCCTATCTCTGGCGTGATCGCTCAACGAAAAAAATTCCCTTTGGGGGCATAACCGACTTTATCCCACCCGAGCGGCTAACCGACGACATTTTTCACCAGTCTGCCGGAGCTCCCGATTTTCGGGCAGAAGTGTATCAGGTTGGTGTGTTGGGCTATTTTATTTATCATGCCAGGCTACCGTTTGTTGGACATACCTGGCGTAATCAGGTCCACGCTATTCGGCACCTCCCCCCTGTCTGGGAAAGCCCCTGTCCCCCTTCCGTTCGACTCCTTATCGAAACGGCTTTGCATAAGGATCCGCAGCAACGTTATGCATCGGCTGTCTTGATGGCAGATGCTGCCCGCCAGACAGCCTGA
- a CDS encoding hemolysin family protein, translating into MESYALLFGALLALVLAGFFSAVEMAYVSVNRLYFELHSKQGPLGEKLVSGFLKNPILFVGTTLTGNTLFLVLYTVLGVTVLNPLLMAMIPDAYDNSLLLVILETFILTVVFLPLADYLPKSLALIHPDRFLEWLAVPLWIIYQAIAPIVRILVGTARFFIRFILGKRNPEIRPVFGLTDLNHYLQQLNQKATTEEDVEIDTRIFNNAIEFRDVRVRDCLVPRTEIAAVAVDDSVEELRQAFQDSGHSKIVVYRDTIDDVIGYCHALALFKKPATVEEIITPIIIVPETMPAQDLLLRFLSERKSLALVVDEFGGTAGIVSVEDMVEQIFGEIQDEYDTNEDWVERQIDDTNWLLSARHEIDDLNEKYGWTIPEGDYDTLGGLILATHEDLPAVGEIIEFAPFSFTIISMDGTRIDTVKVRLNRKANS; encoded by the coding sequence ATGGAATCGTACGCCCTCCTCTTTGGTGCCTTACTTGCTCTTGTGCTGGCCGGCTTTTTCTCAGCCGTCGAGATGGCGTACGTCTCAGTGAACCGGCTTTACTTTGAGTTACACAGCAAGCAGGGACCGCTGGGCGAAAAGCTTGTGTCGGGTTTCCTGAAGAACCCTATTCTTTTCGTAGGAACCACCCTGACGGGGAATACGCTCTTTCTGGTGCTGTACACAGTCCTGGGGGTTACGGTCCTGAATCCGCTGCTGATGGCGATGATTCCGGACGCTTACGACAATTCGCTGCTACTGGTTATTCTGGAAACGTTTATCCTGACGGTTGTTTTTCTGCCCCTGGCCGATTACCTGCCCAAGAGTCTGGCACTGATTCATCCCGACCGATTTCTGGAATGGCTGGCCGTTCCGCTCTGGATTATTTACCAGGCTATAGCCCCAATTGTACGAATCCTGGTCGGGACAGCGCGCTTTTTCATTCGCTTTATTCTGGGCAAACGAAATCCCGAAATCCGGCCCGTGTTTGGCTTAACCGATCTCAATCACTATCTCCAGCAGCTAAACCAGAAAGCAACGACTGAGGAGGATGTAGAGATTGATACCCGTATTTTTAACAATGCCATTGAGTTCCGCGACGTGCGGGTGCGCGATTGCCTGGTGCCGCGCACCGAAATTGCGGCCGTTGCCGTGGATGACTCCGTCGAAGAGCTACGGCAGGCCTTTCAGGACAGCGGCCACTCGAAGATCGTTGTGTACCGCGACACCATCGACGATGTGATCGGCTATTGCCACGCGCTGGCTCTATTTAAGAAACCAGCAACTGTCGAAGAGATCATTACGCCAATAATTATTGTTCCCGAAACCATGCCCGCGCAGGATCTGCTGCTGCGGTTTCTGTCGGAGCGTAAAAGTCTGGCGCTGGTTGTCGATGAGTTCGGCGGAACGGCCGGTATTGTCAGCGTTGAAGACATGGTTGAGCAGATCTTCGGCGAAATTCAGGACGAATACGACACGAATGAAGACTGGGTCGAACGGCAGATTGACGATACCAATTGGCTGCTAAGCGCCCGCCATGAGATCGACGATCTAAACGAAAAATATGGGTGGACGATCCCCGAAGGGGATTATGATACGCTTGGCGGCCTGATTCTGGCTACGCATGAAGATTTACCCGCCGTTGGCGAGATTATAGAATTCGCCCCGTTCAGCTTTACCATTATTTCCATGGACGGTACCCGGATCGATACTGTGAAGGTTCGTCTCAATCGAAAGGCAAACAGTTAG
- the ccsA gene encoding cytochrome c biogenesis protein CcsA — protein MKNTWWKALAVLILTYVILQGLLGVVPRQPILNESIRNVYFHVPLWFGMIILLLTSAIYSIRYLRSGRFDDDLVAVEFANTAILFGVLGCATGALWANFTWGEPWPNDPKLNSVAVGMLMYLAYLILRGSFDDEQRRARISAVYNIFAFAVFIPLIFIVPRLTDSLHPGNGGNPAFGKYDMDNHMRMVFYPAIIGFTLLGVWITELRVRLRRLKAALEE, from the coding sequence ATGAAAAATACCTGGTGGAAAGCCCTCGCGGTGTTGATTCTCACCTACGTCATCTTGCAGGGCCTGCTCGGCGTGGTGCCGCGCCAGCCCATTCTGAACGAGAGCATCCGGAATGTTTACTTCCACGTACCGCTCTGGTTCGGGATGATTATTTTGCTGCTGACGTCGGCTATCTATTCCATTCGTTACCTGCGTAGCGGCCGGTTTGACGATGATTTAGTAGCGGTGGAGTTTGCCAATACGGCTATCCTGTTCGGCGTGCTGGGCTGCGCAACGGGGGCTCTATGGGCGAATTTTACCTGGGGCGAGCCCTGGCCGAATGACCCGAAGCTGAACAGCGTAGCTGTTGGCATGCTGATGTATCTGGCTTACCTGATCCTGCGCGGTTCGTTCGACGACGAGCAGCGACGCGCCCGGATTTCGGCCGTCTATAATATCTTTGCCTTTGCAGTATTTATTCCCTTGATTTTCATTGTTCCCAGGCTGACCGACTCGCTGCATCCGGGCAATGGCGGCAACCCGGCATTCGGCAAATACGACATGGATAACCACATGCGGATGGTTTTTTACCCGGCCATCATCGGCTTTACGTTGCTGGGCGTCTGGATTACGGAACTGCGCGTTCGCCTGCGTCGACTAAAGGCCGCCCTGGAAGAATAA
- a CDS encoding CcmD family protein: MQTFSMKKVLLAPLLLLSHCLLAQQPVADGVEMADQLRADGKIWVVVAVIAAVFVGIILYLVRLDRQIGKLEKEIKEKPVSPSVRL, from the coding sequence ATGCAGACATTTTCAATGAAGAAAGTCCTGTTAGCGCCCCTGCTCCTGCTTAGCCATTGCTTGCTGGCGCAGCAACCCGTTGCCGATGGCGTCGAAATGGCCGACCAACTGCGCGCTGACGGTAAAATCTGGGTAGTTGTGGCCGTTATTGCGGCTGTGTTCGTCGGCATTATTCTGTACCTCGTCCGGCTCGACCGGCAGATTGGTAAACTGGAAAAAGAAATAAAAGAAAAACCTGTTTCTCCGTCCGTTCGACTTTAA